The DNA region TAATTATATTTAGAATTCATACTAAAAGGGTAGGTGATTTAAATGAAAAAAGTATTAATCGTAGGTGCAGGTGCTGTTGGAACATCCTTCGCTTATAGCCTTATTCATAAAGGTCTAATAGAAGAAATTGTACTTTATGATATAGATGAAAAAAGAGCGATAGGGGAGGCTTTAGATTTAGCTCATGGAATATACTTTACAAAGCCTGTAGAAATAAGAGCAGGAGATTTGAAGGAAGCTAAGGATTCAGACATGGTAGTTATCACCGCTGGAGCTAAACAAAAACCAGGAGAAACAAGGTTGCAGCTTTTAGATAGGAATATCAATATTTACAGGAGTCTTATTCCAGAAATAGTTCAGAGTGGTTTTAATGGAATATTCTTGATCGTGACCAATCCTGTAGACGTTTTAACTTACTTTACTTATAAGTTCTCTGGTTTCTCCAGGAATAAAGTGATAGGTTCGGGAACTGTTCTTGATAGCTCAAGGTTTGCTTATCTTCTTTCAAGACATTGTGATGTAGATCCCAGATCTGTAAATGCTTATGTAATAGGAGAACATGGAGATACTGCGGTTTTAGCCTGGAGTTTGACTCATATTGGTGGCATTTCTCTTTCGGAATTCTGTCCTGTTTGTGGTAAGAGATGTTTTGAGGATAATGTGAAAGAGGCGATAATAAAGGAGGTAAGGAATTCTGCTTATAAAATAATTGAATATAAAGGTGCAACTTACTATGCTATAGGACTTGCCCTTGTAAATATAGTAGAGGCAATAGCCCGAGATGAAAATAGGATTCTTCCTGTCTCCATAGTTCATCCGGAGATTTTTGGGTTTAAAGATATACCTTTAAGTTTACCCTCTATAGTCGGAAGAAATGGGGTGAAAAAGGTTTTACAAGTGAAATTATCAGAAGAGGAAGAAAGAGAGCTTTATAAGTCAGCGAAATTGATAAAGGAAGTAATAGATTCTTTTAGTTCTCTCTCCCTCTCCTCACTATAACCTCAGCCTCTCCTTCTAACCCAGAGCCCCGGGTCCCCCTTCCCGGGGCTTTAAGTTTTATATTTTAATTTAAAATTTTTGATATACTTTAATAAATTTCTCTTTAAAAAGGGGAGATGAGAGCATGGAAAAAGAGGAAAGAAGTTATCAGCAGACTCAGTATGAGGTAGTAGAAGATGCAATTTTATCTTTGAAAGACATAGGTGATAGGGCTGTAGAAATAAGAGGTATTCCTACTGGAATAGAAGGACTTGATAATCTTTTTTTTACAACAAAAATTGAAAAAGGAAAAACAAGAGTTGTACCTTTAGGAGGAATTCCTCAGTATAGCGTATTCAACCTGACGGGAATTTCTGATACAGGTAAGAGTCTTATGGGAGAGCAATTTGCAATAAAACAAGCTTCTTTAGGAAATGCGGTGGCCTTTATTACAGTAGAGTCTCCAGCTCATTTTGTGGCTACATCTATGAAGTCAAGAGCTGCTGCAATGGGTGTAGAAGAAAGTGTAATTGATGAGAATATTGTGTTTATTGATGCAGCTTCTTACTCCAAACTTAGGGAAGATGTGCCCACTCTTCTTGCAACCCTTGCCCATGCCATAAAAAAGTATAAGATAAAATATACGGTAATAGATTCTATAACTGGACTTTATGAGGCTAAGGAAATGATGGCAAGGATTATTGTACGGCAACTTTTTAATTTTATGAAGAAATGGTATCAAACAGCTATATTTATTTCTCAAAAAAGATCTAGCCAAGAAGAATTTTCAGCCGAAGCAGCGGGAGGTTTTGCCATATCTCACATAGTGGATGGAACTATGGTCCTTTCAAAGGTTTTAATTAGTAGTCAGTATATGGAGAGGATGTATAAAAGACC from Dictyoglomus turgidum DSM 6724 includes:
- a CDS encoding KaiC domain-containing protein produces the protein MEKEERSYQQTQYEVVEDAILSLKDIGDRAVEIRGIPTGIEGLDNLFFTTKIEKGKTRVVPLGGIPQYSVFNLTGISDTGKSLMGEQFAIKQASLGNAVAFITVESPAHFVATSMKSRAAAMGVEESVIDENIVFIDAASYSKLREDVPTLLATLAHAIKKYKIKYTVIDSITGLYEAKEMMARIIVRQLFNFMKKWYQTAIFISQKRSSQEEFSAEAAGGFAISHIVDGTMVLSKVLISSQYMERMYKRPMGELVRLFRIDGCRMCGHSTDTYLLEIDRNGLVRIGQSLKELSKGVKADANT
- a CDS encoding L-lactate dehydrogenase; the protein is MKKVLIVGAGAVGTSFAYSLIHKGLIEEIVLYDIDEKRAIGEALDLAHGIYFTKPVEIRAGDLKEAKDSDMVVITAGAKQKPGETRLQLLDRNINIYRSLIPEIVQSGFNGIFLIVTNPVDVLTYFTYKFSGFSRNKVIGSGTVLDSSRFAYLLSRHCDVDPRSVNAYVIGEHGDTAVLAWSLTHIGGISLSEFCPVCGKRCFEDNVKEAIIKEVRNSAYKIIEYKGATYYAIGLALVNIVEAIARDENRILPVSIVHPEIFGFKDIPLSLPSIVGRNGVKKVLQVKLSEEEERELYKSAKLIKEVIDSFSSLSLSSL